The region NNNNNNNNNNNNNNNNNNNNNNNNNNNNNNNNNNNNNNNNNNNNNNNNNNNNNNNNNNNNNNNNNNNNNNNNNNNNNNNNaaaaaaaaaaaaaaaaaaaaaaaaaaagaacgatATAAGACTCTTCATATACTTTCCCCTAATACAATGAGTACTCAAAGCAACTTCAAAGGAATTTTGTGCGTGCTCAGCGTTTATGCTTTGAGTAAAGGATCTTTTTATAATGCTTTTAAGGTCTTGATCCTTGGAGTATTGGGAGTATGAAGCTTACTTTGTGAGGATTTATTCTTGTTCCCTTCTTTGACTGATTTTCGTATATTGTGTCCACCAGGTAAGATGGGGATAATGTTTGTGTCACAAATTTCAGACAACACAACTTTAGGCACTAATCTCCCCATTTGTCAAATATTTGGCAAAAACTCATTAACTCGGAATTGCACCATAACTGAGCTATGGACATTTTAACCCAAGTAGAAGAGTTTCATCTGTTTTGAGCCCGTTTTGAAAAAGTTGCCAAAAGAGTTTCCAGGAcatagggtttagggttttcaGGCGTATTGGACTTTCAAATATGATAAGAGATATGATGAACTTGAAATTGCACCAAAACTGAGGTATAAACATTTCAACCCAAATAAAAATTTCTAGGAACTTTGGTCCCTCtgtttcacccaaaaaaaaaaaaaagaagcaaatagAAATTCGTTGGCCTCCTAGttctaaaaaaaagaaattaaagttatcGAACTTATCTAGCAGAGGAACAAAACAAGGTTGCCCAATTAGTTTAGATATAAGCAATAGCAAGATGAAACACCAGCGGTAGCAACAAACCCAACCAGAGATACACCTTTAAAGACTCCCAAGAGAGCCCCAATAAGTAAAGACATGAAAATATAGTCCCAAACTCCCAAGGATCATAAAATTGTAGACCACACAGTAACTAACAAGGATAGTCATTGGTATAACTCTAAAGTCTTGGTAGACATGTAAAGAAGATTGAGTTGAAATAGGAGATTAGGAGAATAATGGATTAAGGCGATTAAATTATCAGCCAAACCTCTATGCCAAAATTGAGGGTGAACCAGAGGTTTTACGCGAACCCGTGTTATATTGCTCAAACACATTAGAACCCGTGTTATATTGCTCAAACACATTAGAAACCTTTTGTCAttagtgttacattttttttagtactattgattctattaaaatgtagtatctgttcatacatattttttcaatttactgaaacacaaagagtcaatgccgCGCGCTGGGGTTCGAACAAATAGGCAGAATGTTTGAATGATTGCTAGAACTTCAAAATTCTGATCTTTCCTCTCACACGAAAACtctcttttattctttaaaattcTGCCAATACTCCATGATTAAATAGAAGTATTTACTCGCCAAATATTTTGTGGTTGAGTGGCATAATTAGGGACATTGACTATTtatgctttaataggttgaaaGAGTATGTATAAAaggatactacattgtaacagagtcagtattAAAACTAGAGGCAACACTGTGCTACCAGAATTCTTTGATTACGCAACTGAATTGAAGTTGGAGATGAAAGGTGATGTTCGTTGACCATTAAAAAGTTACAGTGGTCTGTCAAAAACAACCGAGCCGGCTGGCGGCCTCACGGCTTTTTCAAGACAGGGTTGATGCGATTTGTAAGGGTGATCATAAATTTGTGCCTTTACACATCAAAGATGACGAAAGTAATGCTTGGATGATGCACGAGAGTTGCAGATAAGCATTCAAATTAAAAACAGGGTTCTTCCCAACTTGCATTTTGAGTAGCACGTGGGAAGTTTTCCTTGCCCATTACATCATTTACGTGGTCTTAGAATCAAATGTTTACCATTATGTCAAAAGTAATAAGCAGTAATGTAGGTGTTACCTGACCCTTTATCGGTTCCCGACCAATAATTTTTCCTCTGACACCTATTACTCTTAACTGTacaatttttgcttttgttgGGCTCTGACTCAAACGCATAACCTAGCTCTGATATTACTTTGTTAAGATAAGTGCTTACCACTATTTCAAAAGCTATGATACATCTTTATTAGAATCAAGTGCTTATCACTATGCCTAAAAATATAACTAGTAATGAAggtacaactttattttcttataaactgCCATTACGATTTCATGAGGGCTTGAGTAGAACGAACTTAGCCTTTTACGGCTTTACCAACATCCGCCAACAATCTACCAAGTCATCAATTGATGGATTTGATTCTTTACGGGCTTCCGCCAACCCATAGAACAAAAATTGGCacgaaaaacaaatcaaatttaaaaaaaaataaaaaaaataatgtggtcaggcgcgcctgagcgtgcagtgcacgcgcccgcCCGCATGGGCCTGCTGTGCGCATAACGTGCATAGCAGCACATGAGCATTAAATTATAATGTCAGAAAATATTGTTTCATGGACCTTGTTTAGCAGATGATCTCTTTTTACTATCTCTCCTATTCTCTTGACACAATGGCATCTCTTCTGACATAAACCTTCCAATATTGGTATGCTCTAACACGGCTAAGAAGTTGCAGTAACACACATGATGCATGCACTCACCACAGAAAAGATGATTAGTCATCATATCATCACATCCGGCCTCCTCCTACCTACTTCTTTAGACCAATCAAACTACTTTTTTGACACATGGGCCAACATGATTTCTTATATTTGCTGACCATCTCTGATCTGGAATTAAGTACTACCATGCTAATATTCACAACATTCTTTTAGAAAATTActttatgggtcacacttgtgtgagaccgtctcacggatccttattcgtgacgggtcaggtcgggtcaaagcaccatgcaaatgtcatacttatatgtgtaaatcTCACATTTATATGCTCATATATAAcattaatcaaaaatacaatttttgttacttataagagaaaaagtaatacatttttcataataagtaatgttgacaagtacctctcacgtataagggcaaatataatacttttgaggaaaaatgtaatacttttaaatcgaaatgtaaaagtattgtattttctcttaaaagtattacatttagcctaaaaagtaacaaaaattttattccttattagtattacatttgaacatataagtatgacatttgtgcatataagtgttacatttgcatcttgacccgacccgtctcatggtgagacggtctcacacaagtttttgccttactttatatataaataaaatataaaaaaaaaaaaatagcagaCCAGGTGTGCGGTGGTATCTTTTCTACAATGGACTTATAGATGAACCttatcttttaaactttttggGTCATGATGATCAAAATCTGACTCATCCAACAAAAACTTAAGATCCACCAACTGCCAACTTaacctatatatacacattaattaCTAATAGAAGAATCAGTTCTAGTATACCAGAAAACTAACAGTTCATTGGAGTCTACACATACATACACCCTTTAATTAGCAAAGATAATTCCTTGTTATCCTAGCCAGACCAATAGAAACAACAGAAGTTAGAGATGAAGCAAAATCAGATCAAATCAAGATTTGGGGAGAGCCCAGTTCCTATAAACTACTGGGCAGTTTTATTGAATCAGAGCTCAAAAAAACTGGCACTTCCTCATTCTGCCACCCAATGCCATCTGTCTTCCAGTTCAAAACTAAGAAATGGTGCTGTGAGATTAAGGCCAAAGATAATAGACACTTTGAAGGGGAAGCTGATCCTTGGGGCAAAACTTCTCCAAGCAGGTGGCGTCGAAAAGGTGTTCAACAAGAAATTCGTTGCTAAAGAAGGGGAAAAGCTGTTGAAAGCATCTCAATGTTATTTATCAACAACATATGGTCCAATGCCTGGCCTACTCTTTGTTTCTACTCACAAACTTGCCTTCCTTAGTGAGAGATCAATCAAAATCCCTTCTTCAACTGGAAAGTCCACGAGAATGCATTATAAGGTATCAATCccaattacaaaaattaaaagcgCAAATGAAAGTGAGAATTTGGAGAATCCATCAGAGAAGTACATACGAGTAGTCACAGAAGATCATTTTAAGTTCTGGTTTATGTGGTTCCTACATCACCAAAGAACCTTGAAATATCTCCAGAATGCAATTTCTCAATCTAAGTATCTTTAGAGATGTTATTCTTTAGAATCAGGCATAAAAATATACTTAGCTTGTAAAATGTGGGCAAAGTTGTTATAGATCGAAGTAAACACCCTGTATATATGATTGACTGATTTTTGAAGTTCTTGAAATCTGcctattattgaaaatttatatagtaaaataattaatttagtatttCACATTGCAtcagaaaattttatttaaataatattttgatgttGTATCACTATTACAGAAATAGGATTTCACCTCTATGATATTATGTCGGTTATAAACAAATCGCCATTGAAAAACAGTTTTCTATAGCATTATTTAAAATAACTggtttgacttcaattcacctATTACAAAAACCTACGAGGCATCAATAGTTCCATAATCTGGTGAGAAGTATTTTCTAGGTAAGAAACCATTAATTTAGTAGGtttacacttaaaaataaacaaaactttataATATCTATAAAAATGACTCtgctcattttaaaatttttaatatttatgaaaatgaccccgctcattttgtACTTGATTTTTCATCTATCAAATCTTTCAATTAATAGTTTGAATTTGTCTAAAAGTTCTTAGCgggagtggttctcatatgattaggattatatatatatatatatatatatatatatatatatatatataaataaatgggTCCTCGTGCAATTGGCTTTCTCAGGTGCGATTGCGTAAGTGCGAGGttttcttcttaaagtgcgtgatttgtgtgatTAAAGTGCGtaccttaaggtgcgtcaactaaagctttaggtgcattgtttttctttttaaggtgcgttgtttttctttataaggtgtgtgatttgtatgcttaagatgtgtcagttgttgaaacttaaggtgcgctattttaaaaatttaggtgaatggtttgtgtttttaagatgctttgtttatttgcttaaggtgcgt is a window of Ipomoea triloba cultivar NCNSP0323 chromosome 11, ASM357664v1 DNA encoding:
- the LOC115997556 gene encoding GEM-like protein 4, with the protein product MKQNQIKSRFGESPVPINYWAVLLNQSSKKLALPHSATQCHLSSSSKLRNGAVRLRPKIIDTLKGKLILGAKLLQAGGVEKVFNKKFVAKEGEKLLKASQCYLSTTYGPMPGLLFVSTHKLAFLSERSIKIPSSTGKSTRMHYKVSIPITKIKSANESENLENPSEKYIRVVTEDHFKFWFMWFLHHQRTLKYLQNAISQSKYL